A single Corvus hawaiiensis isolate bCorHaw1 chromosome 26, bCorHaw1.pri.cur, whole genome shotgun sequence DNA region contains:
- the TOP1MT gene encoding DNA topoisomerase I, mitochondrial isoform X4 encodes MWDFIFFFLTNALFGMAGSRHRGGRPVRRNFIPKIPSRTAFPMRKFPWVPPLGLRMGSGGCGRWEEEKKEDGVKWMQLEHRGPYFVPPYEPLPEDVQFYYDGKPLKLSLATEEIATFYAKMLDHEYTTKEIFQNNFFHDWRKEMTSEEQELIKDLDKCDFREIHKYFVEKNEARKALPKEEKQKLKEEADKIQEEYGYCILDGHREKIGNFKTEPPGLFRGRGEHPKMGMLKKRIMPEDVVINCSRDSKIPEPPEGHRWKEVRFDNTVTWLASWTENIQNTLKYIMLNPSSKLKGEKDWQKYEVARRLKDVVHEIRAQYRKDWKSKEIKKRQRAVALYFIDKLALRAGNEKEEGETADTVGCCSLRVEHIQLHPQLDGQEHVVEFDFLGKDSIRYYNKVSVERPVFKNLQLFMKNKDPTDDLFDQLTTHFLNKHLQDLMDGLTAKVFRTYNASITLQEQLKALTNPEDNVAGKLLSYNRANRAVAILCNHQRSIPKTFAKSMQFLQEKIDAKKKQVEEAQEEVKKAEDEFEDTKDAKAEVNVERKKKLLKRLEEQLARLNVQATDKEENKQIALGTSKLNYLDPRISVAWCKKFGIPIEKIYNKTQREKFAWAIDMAGEDFEF; translated from the exons ATGTgggattttatattttttttcctaacgaATGCCTTGTTTGGAATGGCTGGATCCCGGCACAGAGGAGGGAGGCCGGTACGTAGGAATttcatcccaaaaatcccatccAGGACTGCATTTCCCATGAGGAAATTCCCATGGGTCCCCCCCCTTGGCCTCCGGATGGGCTCGGGGGGCTGTGGAAG gtgggaagaggagaagaaggaagatgGAGTCAAAtggatgcagctggagcaccGAGGGCCCTACTTTGTGCCCCCCTATGAGCCCTTGCCCGAGGATGTGCAGTTTTATTACGACG gaaaacccTTGAAGCTGAGCCTGGCCACGGAGGAAATCGCCACCTTCTATGCCAAAATGTTGGATCATGAGTACACGACCAAGGAGATCTTCCAGAACAACTTCTTCCATGACTGGAGGAAG GAAATGACCTCAGAGGAGCAGGAGTTAATCAAGGATCTGGACAAGTGTGACTTCAGGGAGATCCACAaatattttgtggaaaaaaatgaggCCCGGAAAGCGCTTCccaaggaggaaaagcag AAGCTGAAGGAGGAGGCGGATAAGATCCAGGAGGAATATGGATACTGCATCCTGGATGGGCACCGGGAGAAGATTGGCAACTTCAAAACTGAACCTCCAGGGCTCTTCCGTGGCCGTggggagcaccccaaaatggggatgCTGAAGAAGAGGATCATGCCAGAAGATGTCGTCATCAACTGCAGCAG GGATTCCAAGATTCCCGAGCCCCCAGAAGGTCACAGGTGGAAGGAGGTGCGCTTTGACAACACGGTCACCTGGCTGGCCTCGTGGACAGAGAACATCCAGAACACCTTGAAGTACATCATGctgaatcccagctccaagctGAAG GGGGAGAAGGACTGGCAGAAATATGAGGTAGCTCGGCGCCTAAAGGATGTTGTCCACGAAATCCGGGCTCAGTACAGAAAAGATTGGAAATCCAAGGAAATAAAGAAGCGGCAAAGAGCGGTGGCCCTGTACTTCATTGATAAG CTGGCCCTGCGAGCTGGGaatgagaaggaggaaggggagactGCGGACACGGtcggctgctgctccctgcgtGTGGAGCACATCCAGCTGCACCCCCAGCtggatgggcaggagcacgtGGTGGAGTTTGACTTCCTTGGGAAAGACTCCATCCGTTACTACAACAAAGTGTCCGTGGAGAGGCCG gTGTTCAAGAACCTGCAGCTGTTCATGAAGAACAAGGACCCCACCGATGACCTCTTTGACCAGCTCACT ACACACTTCCTGAACAAACACCTCCAGGACCTCATGGATGGTTTGACGGCCAAAGTCTTCAGGACCTACAACGCCTCCATcaccctgcaggagcagctcaagGCCCTCACCAACC ctGAAGACAACGTTGCAGGAAAGCTCCTGTCCTACAACCGAGCCAACCGAGCCGTGGCCATCCTGTGCAACCATCAGAGGTCTATACCAAAAACCTTTGCCAAGTCCATGCAATTCCTTCAGGAAAAG ATTGATGCCAAGAAGAAACAAGTGGAGGAAGCCCaggaagaagtgaaaaaagCTGAAGATGAGTTCGAAGACACAAAAGATGCCAAAGCAGAAGT GAACgtggagaggaagaagaagctgttgaagaggctggaggagcaaTTGGCCAGGCTGAACGTCCAGGCCACGGACAAGGAGGAGAACAAGCAAATAGCTCTAGGCACATCCAAGCTGAATTACCTGGATCCCAGGATTAGCGTGGCTTG GTGCAAGAAATTTGGGATTCCCATTGAGAAGATCTACAACAAGACCCAGAGGGAGAAGTTTGCCTGGGCCATCGACATGGCCGGCGAGGACTTTGAATTCTGA
- the TOP1MT gene encoding DNA topoisomerase I, mitochondrial isoform X1 — MWDFIFFFLTNALFGMAGSRHRGGRPVRRNFIPKIPSRTAFPMRKFPWVPPLGLRMGSGGCGRWEEEKKEDGVKWMQLEHRGPYFVPPYEPLPEDVQFYYDGKPLKLSLATEEIATFYAKMLDHEYTTKEIFQNNFFHDWRKEMTSEEQELIKDLDKCDFREIHKYFVEKNEARKALPKEEKQKLKEEADKIQEEYGYCILDGHREKIGNFKTEPPGLFRGRGEHPKMGMLKKRIMPEDVVINCSRDSKIPEPPEGHRWKEVRFDNTVTWLASWTENIQNTLKYIMLNPSSKLKGEKDWQKYEVARRLKDVVHEIRAQYRKDWKSKEIKKRQRAVALYFIDKLALRAGNEKEEGETADTVGCCSLRVEHIQLHPQLDGQEHVVEFDFLGKDSIRYYNKVSVERPVFKNLQLFMKNKDPTDDLFDQLTTHFLNKHLQDLMDGLTAKVFRTYNASITLQEQLKALTNPEDNVAGKLLSYNRANRAVAILCNHQRSIPKTFAKSMQFLQEKIDAKKKQVEEAQEEVKKAEDEFEDTKDAKAEVNVERKKKLLKRLEEQLARLNVQATDKEENKQIALGTSKLNYLDPRISVAWDTFCYPRLLQAPSSLALDTCRDAVERTLLGNWSPLVSCGLHRCKKFGIPIEKIYNKTQREKFAWAIDMAGEDFEF, encoded by the exons ATGTgggattttatattttttttcctaacgaATGCCTTGTTTGGAATGGCTGGATCCCGGCACAGAGGAGGGAGGCCGGTACGTAGGAATttcatcccaaaaatcccatccAGGACTGCATTTCCCATGAGGAAATTCCCATGGGTCCCCCCCCTTGGCCTCCGGATGGGCTCGGGGGGCTGTGGAAG gtgggaagaggagaagaaggaagatgGAGTCAAAtggatgcagctggagcaccGAGGGCCCTACTTTGTGCCCCCCTATGAGCCCTTGCCCGAGGATGTGCAGTTTTATTACGACG gaaaacccTTGAAGCTGAGCCTGGCCACGGAGGAAATCGCCACCTTCTATGCCAAAATGTTGGATCATGAGTACACGACCAAGGAGATCTTCCAGAACAACTTCTTCCATGACTGGAGGAAG GAAATGACCTCAGAGGAGCAGGAGTTAATCAAGGATCTGGACAAGTGTGACTTCAGGGAGATCCACAaatattttgtggaaaaaaatgaggCCCGGAAAGCGCTTCccaaggaggaaaagcag AAGCTGAAGGAGGAGGCGGATAAGATCCAGGAGGAATATGGATACTGCATCCTGGATGGGCACCGGGAGAAGATTGGCAACTTCAAAACTGAACCTCCAGGGCTCTTCCGTGGCCGTggggagcaccccaaaatggggatgCTGAAGAAGAGGATCATGCCAGAAGATGTCGTCATCAACTGCAGCAG GGATTCCAAGATTCCCGAGCCCCCAGAAGGTCACAGGTGGAAGGAGGTGCGCTTTGACAACACGGTCACCTGGCTGGCCTCGTGGACAGAGAACATCCAGAACACCTTGAAGTACATCATGctgaatcccagctccaagctGAAG GGGGAGAAGGACTGGCAGAAATATGAGGTAGCTCGGCGCCTAAAGGATGTTGTCCACGAAATCCGGGCTCAGTACAGAAAAGATTGGAAATCCAAGGAAATAAAGAAGCGGCAAAGAGCGGTGGCCCTGTACTTCATTGATAAG CTGGCCCTGCGAGCTGGGaatgagaaggaggaaggggagactGCGGACACGGtcggctgctgctccctgcgtGTGGAGCACATCCAGCTGCACCCCCAGCtggatgggcaggagcacgtGGTGGAGTTTGACTTCCTTGGGAAAGACTCCATCCGTTACTACAACAAAGTGTCCGTGGAGAGGCCG gTGTTCAAGAACCTGCAGCTGTTCATGAAGAACAAGGACCCCACCGATGACCTCTTTGACCAGCTCACT ACACACTTCCTGAACAAACACCTCCAGGACCTCATGGATGGTTTGACGGCCAAAGTCTTCAGGACCTACAACGCCTCCATcaccctgcaggagcagctcaagGCCCTCACCAACC ctGAAGACAACGTTGCAGGAAAGCTCCTGTCCTACAACCGAGCCAACCGAGCCGTGGCCATCCTGTGCAACCATCAGAGGTCTATACCAAAAACCTTTGCCAAGTCCATGCAATTCCTTCAGGAAAAG ATTGATGCCAAGAAGAAACAAGTGGAGGAAGCCCaggaagaagtgaaaaaagCTGAAGATGAGTTCGAAGACACAAAAGATGCCAAAGCAGAAGT GAACgtggagaggaagaagaagctgttgaagaggctggaggagcaaTTGGCCAGGCTGAACGTCCAGGCCACGGACAAGGAGGAGAACAAGCAAATAGCTCTAGGCACATCCAAGCTGAATTACCTGGATCCCAGGATTAGCGTGGCTTG ggacaccttctgctatccgaggttgctccaagctccatccagcttggccttggacacctgcAGGGATGCAGTGGAGAGGACCCTGCTGGGTAACTGGTCCCCACTGGTGTCTTGTGGTCTGCACAGGTGCAAGAAATTTGGGATTCCCATTGAGAAGATCTACAACAAGACCCAGAGGGAGAAGTTTGCCTGGGCCATCGACATGGCCGGCGAGGACTTTGAATTCTGA
- the TOP1MT gene encoding DNA topoisomerase I, mitochondrial isoform X3, translating to MWDFIFFFLTNALFGMAGSRHRGGRPVRRNFIPKIPSRTAFPMRKFPWVPPLGLRMGSGGCGRWEEEKKEDGVKWMQLEHRGPYFVPPYEPLPEDVQFYYDGKPLKLSLATEEIATFYAKMLDHEYTTKEIFQNNFFHDWRKEMTSEEQELIKDLDKCDFREIHKYFVEKNEARKALPKEEKQKLKEEADKIQEEYGYCILDGHREKIGNFKTEPPGLFRGRGEHPKMGMLKKRIMPEDVVINCSRDSKIPEPPEGHRWKEVRFDNTVTWLASWTENIQNTLKYIMLNPSSKLKGEKDWQKYEVARRLKDVVHEIRAQYRKDWKSKEIKKRQRAVALYFIDKLALRAGNEKEEGETADTVGCCSLRVEHIQLHPQLDGQEHVVEFDFLGKDSIRYYNKVSVERPVFKNLQLFMKNKDPTDDLFDQLTTHFLNKHLQDLMDGLTAKVFRTYNASITLQEQLKALTNPEDNVAGKLLSYNRANRAVAILCNHQRSIPKTFAKSMQFLQEKIDAKKKQVEEAQEEVKKAEDEFEDTKDAKAEVNVERKKKLLKRLEEQLARLNVQATDKEENKQIALGTSKLNYLDPRISVACQAQMDGKSAQIAEPLSQATCLEVLMPRKVAAGKAT from the exons ATGTgggattttatattttttttcctaacgaATGCCTTGTTTGGAATGGCTGGATCCCGGCACAGAGGAGGGAGGCCGGTACGTAGGAATttcatcccaaaaatcccatccAGGACTGCATTTCCCATGAGGAAATTCCCATGGGTCCCCCCCCTTGGCCTCCGGATGGGCTCGGGGGGCTGTGGAAG gtgggaagaggagaagaaggaagatgGAGTCAAAtggatgcagctggagcaccGAGGGCCCTACTTTGTGCCCCCCTATGAGCCCTTGCCCGAGGATGTGCAGTTTTATTACGACG gaaaacccTTGAAGCTGAGCCTGGCCACGGAGGAAATCGCCACCTTCTATGCCAAAATGTTGGATCATGAGTACACGACCAAGGAGATCTTCCAGAACAACTTCTTCCATGACTGGAGGAAG GAAATGACCTCAGAGGAGCAGGAGTTAATCAAGGATCTGGACAAGTGTGACTTCAGGGAGATCCACAaatattttgtggaaaaaaatgaggCCCGGAAAGCGCTTCccaaggaggaaaagcag AAGCTGAAGGAGGAGGCGGATAAGATCCAGGAGGAATATGGATACTGCATCCTGGATGGGCACCGGGAGAAGATTGGCAACTTCAAAACTGAACCTCCAGGGCTCTTCCGTGGCCGTggggagcaccccaaaatggggatgCTGAAGAAGAGGATCATGCCAGAAGATGTCGTCATCAACTGCAGCAG GGATTCCAAGATTCCCGAGCCCCCAGAAGGTCACAGGTGGAAGGAGGTGCGCTTTGACAACACGGTCACCTGGCTGGCCTCGTGGACAGAGAACATCCAGAACACCTTGAAGTACATCATGctgaatcccagctccaagctGAAG GGGGAGAAGGACTGGCAGAAATATGAGGTAGCTCGGCGCCTAAAGGATGTTGTCCACGAAATCCGGGCTCAGTACAGAAAAGATTGGAAATCCAAGGAAATAAAGAAGCGGCAAAGAGCGGTGGCCCTGTACTTCATTGATAAG CTGGCCCTGCGAGCTGGGaatgagaaggaggaaggggagactGCGGACACGGtcggctgctgctccctgcgtGTGGAGCACATCCAGCTGCACCCCCAGCtggatgggcaggagcacgtGGTGGAGTTTGACTTCCTTGGGAAAGACTCCATCCGTTACTACAACAAAGTGTCCGTGGAGAGGCCG gTGTTCAAGAACCTGCAGCTGTTCATGAAGAACAAGGACCCCACCGATGACCTCTTTGACCAGCTCACT ACACACTTCCTGAACAAACACCTCCAGGACCTCATGGATGGTTTGACGGCCAAAGTCTTCAGGACCTACAACGCCTCCATcaccctgcaggagcagctcaagGCCCTCACCAACC ctGAAGACAACGTTGCAGGAAAGCTCCTGTCCTACAACCGAGCCAACCGAGCCGTGGCCATCCTGTGCAACCATCAGAGGTCTATACCAAAAACCTTTGCCAAGTCCATGCAATTCCTTCAGGAAAAG ATTGATGCCAAGAAGAAACAAGTGGAGGAAGCCCaggaagaagtgaaaaaagCTGAAGATGAGTTCGAAGACACAAAAGATGCCAAAGCAGAAGT GAACgtggagaggaagaagaagctgttgaagaggctggaggagcaaTTGGCCAGGCTGAACGTCCAGGCCACGGACAAGGAGGAGAACAAGCAAATAGCTCTAGGCACATCCAAGCTGAATTACCTGGATCCCAGGATTAGCGTGGCTTG